The Candidatus Brocadiia bacterium genome includes a window with the following:
- a CDS encoding PEGA domain-containing protein, producing MKIFVICGLLVVAGLMSCAERNITIRSEPPGAKVVIDNQEKGLTPMTFPFTYYGSYQLTLEKDGYQTLKTLLPVKPGLIHIFPIDFLLLVVPYPFNDEYEAFLILEKAKKPDLKKVLKRAELVKEHLEQHLSEEKK from the coding sequence ATGAAGATATTTGTTATCTGTGGGTTGCTGGTTGTGGCCGGACTGATGAGCTGCGCCGAGCGCAATATTACCATCCGCTCCGAGCCGCCCGGCGCCAAGGTCGTCATCGATAACCAGGAAAAGGGCTTGACGCCGATGACTTTCCCGTTCACCTACTACGGTTCTTACCAGCTGACTCTGGAAAAGGACGGCTACCAGACGCTTAAGACACTCCTGCCGGTCAAGCCGGGGTTAATCCACATATTCCCGATTGACTTCCTGCTGCTTGTTGTGCCATATCCATTTAATGATGAGTACGAGGCGTTCCTGATACTGGAGAAAGCCAAGAAGCCGGACTTGAAGAAGGTCCTCAAGCGCGCCGAGTTAGTCAAGGAACACCTTGAGCAACACCTGTCCGAAGAAAAGAAATAA
- a CDS encoding tetratricopeptide repeat protein — translation MSKRILVAIIVCQCLALGAAWGAEPIEADAFLDRGRYSEALSAYQEIIRQRPDDVRARLGLSRTYLETGLYDEAEKSLEFFWPVSATARITAFNAVEMLDFSKGAWLLANRTGDKELAHKVVEEYLTRIEQLDKTNPELYVFWGECYLEKGDISEAVACFQDALKIDPKLEPALLGMAKAASYRDPLAARPQLMQILSSNPNYPDALALLAVIQLMTENNDDALKSIEQALALNPNSAYYRGIRAGAYYLNSQMDLFRKECGDVLAVNKRPAMFYLALGDCCLKRILYTDAQPFYQKAIELDPHCWEASVQLGLNWLRLGADGEVQGRKLLQESFQRDPFNLTVFNTLKVLEGLDKEYLSITTTHFNIKMHKDEKDLLAPYVARLLEDCYDKFTKAYKFEPTTPLSVEVLADHNDFSVRTLGVPGFGALGVCFARTFLVLSPGVQEQLAHRFHWGAITAHEFMHIITLQSSKFRVPRWFTEGCSVYAEKMTNPVWGREPELEIIEAYRAGKLERLTQFNKTRKVDILHTYLLSSLIIEYIHKTYGMDKIAGMLKSFGQGRNADQAFKEALGKDIAEFDTEFFKYLEDNVIKANDLKAFEESYKKAQEFYNQDKVPEAIAEFNRAKKIFPHYIKPMDNPYYYLIRLYGETGQKDKQVAELEEYVGLNQLDFDSRQRLYRIYYADKQWAKLVPLLEETIYLEPENIQLHYYLAQAYAAVKQSPKALAEYGAALSLADKLAPTPDRNLVIADFYCNMAELYLESDDKPKARESVLEARKLEPEDKRAEKILKRCE, via the coding sequence GACCGGGCTATACGACGAGGCGGAGAAATCGCTGGAGTTCTTTTGGCCGGTATCGGCGACGGCGCGGATAACCGCTTTCAACGCTGTCGAGATGCTGGATTTCAGCAAGGGTGCGTGGCTGTTGGCCAATCGCACCGGGGATAAGGAGCTGGCCCATAAGGTGGTCGAGGAATACCTGACCCGGATAGAACAGCTTGATAAGACTAATCCCGAGCTGTATGTATTCTGGGGGGAGTGCTATCTGGAGAAGGGCGACATCAGCGAGGCGGTGGCCTGTTTCCAGGACGCGCTTAAAATAGACCCTAAACTTGAACCGGCGCTGTTGGGAATGGCCAAGGCGGCGTCTTACCGAGACCCGCTGGCCGCCCGGCCCCAGCTTATGCAGATTCTCAGTTCCAATCCCAATTACCCGGACGCGCTGGCATTGCTGGCCGTAATCCAGTTGATGACCGAGAATAACGACGACGCCTTGAAATCCATCGAACAGGCGCTGGCGCTCAATCCGAACTCGGCCTATTACCGGGGCATCCGGGCCGGGGCTTATTACCTGAATAGCCAGATGGATTTGTTCCGCAAGGAATGCGGCGATGTCCTGGCCGTTAATAAACGTCCGGCTATGTTTTACCTGGCCTTGGGCGATTGTTGCCTGAAGCGGATACTTTATACCGATGCTCAGCCGTTTTACCAGAAGGCGATAGAGTTGGACCCGCATTGCTGGGAGGCGTCAGTGCAGTTGGGGTTGAACTGGCTGAGGCTGGGCGCGGACGGCGAGGTCCAGGGCCGGAAGCTGTTGCAGGAGTCGTTCCAGCGCGACCCGTTCAACCTGACCGTGTTCAATACCCTTAAGGTTTTGGAAGGTTTGGATAAGGAATACCTGAGCATCACCACCACCCATTTCAACATCAAGATGCACAAGGATGAAAAGGATTTACTGGCGCCGTATGTGGCGCGGTTGTTAGAGGATTGCTACGACAAGTTTACCAAGGCGTATAAATTCGAGCCAACCACGCCGTTGTCCGTGGAGGTGCTGGCCGACCACAACGATTTTTCGGTCCGGACGTTGGGAGTTCCGGGCTTCGGGGCGTTGGGCGTCTGTTTCGCCCGGACGTTCCTGGTGCTGTCGCCCGGAGTTCAGGAACAGCTGGCGCACCGGTTCCATTGGGGCGCCATCACGGCTCACGAGTTTATGCACATCATCACGCTCCAGTCCAGCAAGTTCCGGGTGCCGCGCTGGTTCACCGAGGGCTGTTCGGTCTACGCCGAGAAGATGACTAACCCGGTCTGGGGCAGGGAGCCGGAGCTGGAAATCATCGAGGCCTATCGCGCCGGCAAGCTGGAGCGCCTGACGCAGTTCAACAAGACCCGTAAGGTGGACATCCTGCATACCTATCTGCTTAGCTCGCTGATTATCGAATACATCCACAAGACATACGGGATGGACAAGATTGCCGGTATGCTGAAATCGTTCGGCCAGGGCCGGAACGCCGACCAGGCTTTCAAGGAGGCGTTAGGCAAGGACATCGCTGAGTTCGACACGGAGTTTTTTAAATACCTGGAGGACAACGTCATCAAGGCCAACGACCTCAAGGCGTTTGAGGAGAGTTATAAAAAGGCGCAGGAGTTTTATAATCAGGACAAAGTCCCGGAGGCAATAGCCGAATTCAACCGGGCCAAGAAGATATTCCCGCACTATATCAAGCCGATGGATAACCCGTATTATTATCTTATCCGGTTATACGGCGAGACCGGGCAGAAGGATAAGCAGGTGGCCGAGCTGGAGGAATATGTCGGGCTTAACCAGCTGGACTTTGATTCGCGACAGAGACTATACCGGATATACTACGCCGATAAGCAGTGGGCCAAGTTGGTTCCGTTGCTGGAGGAGACGATATATCTGGAGCCGGAGAATATCCAGTTGCATTATTACCTGGCCCAGGCCTACGCGGCCGTGAAGCAGTCGCCTAAGGCGCTGGCCGAATACGGCGCGGCGTTGAGCCTGGCTGATAAACTGGCGCCTACGCCGGACCGCAACCTGGTAATAGCTGATTTTTATTGCAATATGGCCGAACTTTATTTAGAATCCGACGATAAACCAAAAGCCAGGGAATCCGTCCTTGAAGCCCGTAAGTTGGAGCCGGAAGACAAGAGGGCGGAGAAGATATTAAAAAGATGCGAATGA